The Rhodothermales bacterium genome contains the following window.
CTGAGAGACGGTTGACAGCGGCGCGGCTCCATCAGGGACCCGCCTCCTCCAGCAGTTTGTCCAGGCCTGTTCGGAATCGGCGCGAGTCATAGTCGGCCATGCCGCCCTCGTGCACCGCAATCCGGCCCTCCCGGTCGACTACCACTGTAGTCGGAATCAGGCCCGTGCTCAGGCCCTGTGGGATCGGCCCGATTGGCCTGACCAACTCCAGGCCGAAGTCGCTGCGTTCCAGATACTCCCGGGCCACGCCCGGATCCTCGTCCAGGTTAACCATCAGGAAACGCACGCGCTCGCCGTAGTCGCGGTGCAGCCGCGAAATCGCCGGCATTTCGGCAAGGCACGGCGCACACCACGTGGCCCAGAAGTTGATGAACCGCACCTGGCCCTCAAAGTCCTCGAGCCGGTGAGCCTGTCCATCCGCGGTGCGCACCACCAGGCCGGTCGGTGCGGCCGCTCGCTCCTCCGAAGGGCGGATGTCCGGGTGAAACAGCCCGGTTTCAAGGAGGACACGCTGCATGCCTGCCTGCACGTGCACCGCCATGCCGGTCAGGTGAAGCACACCAATGACGAGCAGGCCCCATAGCCAGCCATTTTTCCACCAGGGCTGTTTCTCGCGCTTCTCCATCGCCGGATTTGGTGTTCTCCCAGGCCCCCGTGTTACGCGCGGCACCTATACTCCCGGCATGACCGCCGAGACCCTCATGCGACGCACCGGCGCCGCAGCAGTTCTGCTGTCGCTGGTGGGTGCCGTGGCCTGGTGGTTCACGGGCGATGGGCTGGTTGCCCGGTGGCTCGGCCCGGCACTGGAACGGGCGCCCGGGTTGTTGGCCCTGCATGCGTCTCTGGACCCGGCCGTGCGCGACCTGGCCTACTTCCAGGCCGTCGCCATGCCGGCCGGCCTCCGGTTCCTGGCCGGTCTCGCGGCGGTAGGCGCCGTGCTGGCCTGGTCGCCGTATCCGGCGAGACTCCAGGCGTTGTGGAGGGAATCCGATCCGCCCAGGGTGCTTGCCGCAACCCGAATCGTCGTCTTTCTGGCCGTCGCCGCCTACACCGACCCGGCAGAAATCGCACGCTTTGCGGCGCTCCCGCCGGGCCTGGAAATGGCCCCGCCCGGGCTGTCCTGGCTGCCTCTTCCGGGCCCCGTTCTCGCCCAGATCCTGGCGTGGCTGACCATAGGTGCTGCCCTTGCCGCAGCGGTCGGGATCCGGCCGCGTCTGGCCGCCTGGCTGTGTGTGGCGGCAGGTGTCGTTAGTCTGGGAGTGCCACAATTCTTCGGCAAGATCAACCACTATCACCACCTGTTGTGGTTCGCATCGGTGCTGGCTGCCGGGCCGTCGTGGCAGGTCTGGTCGGTCCAGCGCGCGGAAGGACGCGGCCGCGTTCTGCCATGGATCTGGCTGCTGATCGGTCTGATCTACTTCTTCCCGGGATTCTGGAAGTGGGTTGTGGCCGGGCCGTCATGGCTTGACGGGTCAGCTCTTGCCACCATGCTGCACGCGCAGTGGTATCGGATCGATGCGGTAGTCGGCGTGCGGTTTGACTCGGGCTGGCTGGCCGCGGCCTCCGGGACCGCGGTGCTGGTTTTTGAGCTTGGATTCGTGATCGCCCTCGCCTGGCGGCGGGCTCGTGGTCTGTTTGTGCTCGGAGCACTGGCCTTCCACGGGCTGACCTTCCTCGTCGCGGGCATCAGCTTCTGGTCGCTGGCCGTCTGCCTGGTAGCGTTTGCGCCGGCCCACTGGATGGGCGATGGAGGGCGTGCTGCGACAGCCGTCGCTGCCGGGGGGCTGTCCGACCGGGTCGGCCACTTCCTGGTCGGCGCCGCGCTGGTCACCGGGTTCGCCGGCATCGACACGTGGCCGATAGCCGTGTATCCGACATTCGCCGGCCTGCCCGATACCGTGTATCCCACGGTCCTGCTGGAGACCGACCGCGGCGAGCGCATCGACCCCTACCGCAGCCCGGGACTGGCCGAATCCTTCGGCCAGTCCCGCATCATGGGTCTGGTGAATCAGGTGTTGCAGGACGCCGAGCGCGGGCCAGCCTTGCGGTCGTCGGAGCCTACTGCGTCTACGGACTGCTCTTTCTGTCACCGCGCCAGTTCAAGAGC
Protein-coding sequences here:
- a CDS encoding TlpA family protein disulfide reductase, with the protein product MEKREKQPWWKNGWLWGLLVIGVLHLTGMAVHVQAGMQRVLLETGLFHPDIRPSEERAAAPTGLVVRTADGQAHRLEDFEGQVRFINFWATWCAPCLAEMPAISRLHRDYGERVRFLMVNLDEDPGVAREYLERSDFGLELVRPIGPIPQGLSTGLIPTTVVVDREGRIAVHEGGMADYDSRRFRTGLDKLLEEAGP